A window of Apium graveolens cultivar Ventura chromosome 8, ASM990537v1, whole genome shotgun sequence contains these coding sequences:
- the LOC141678714 gene encoding aspartyl protease family protein 1-like isoform X2 yields the protein MCSFFCIFLLVFLSFWAIKSCNARIFTSYIHHRFSGSVKNWSETSRSKFFAGNWPEKGSVEFYSQLASHDHFLRYRRRRLSESQDLPLTFSDGNATFRISSLGFLHYTMVSLGTPAMKFMVALDTGSDLFWVPCDCSKCAPLEATPQDSNFELSIYTPIRSSTSKKVTCGNSFCAQRNSCGMLDDCPYSVSYVSSETSTSGILMEDVLHFKTEDGNREAVETYVTFGCGQVQTGSFLDVAAPDGLFGLGLEKISVPSILSNEGYTANSFSMCFRQDGNGRIDFGDKGSLDQEETPFNMEQLHPSYNITLTQIRVGTTLINLNFPALFDSGTSFTYLINPAYTRLTESFHSQIQDKRRASDPRIPFEYCYDMSPGRSTSLIPSMRLTMKGGGQLAVIDPIVIISTPSEQVYCLAVIRSAELSIIGQNFMTGYRIVFDREDRVLGWKRPIRGKRFEQLSSNVSELH from the exons atgtGTAGTTTTTTCTGCATTTTCTTGCTTGTTTTTCTATCTTTTTGGGCAATTAAGAGCTGCAATGCAAGAATTTTTACTTCCTATATTCACCACCGGTTTTCTGGGTCAGTCAAGAATTGGTCGGAGACTTCCCGGAGTAAATTTTTCGCCGGAAATTGGCCGGAAAAAGGGAGTGTTGAGTTTTATTCTCAGTTGGCTAGTCATGATCATTTTCTCCGGTACCGGCGCCGGCGACTCTCTGAGTCTCAAGATTTGCCCCTCACTTTTTCTGATGGGAATGCTACTTTTCGGATCAGCTCATTAGGATT TTTGCATTATACAATGGTTTCTTTGGGAACACCTGCTATGAAATTTATGGTGGCACTTGATACCGGGAGTGATCTATTTTGGGTGCCTTGCGACTGTTCCAAATGTGCACCTCTCGAAGCTACACCTCAGGACTCT aattttgaGCTTAGCATATATACTCCCATAAGGTCATCAACCAGCAAAAAAGTTACTTGTGGTAACAGCTTTTGTGCACAGCGCAACAGCTGTGGAATGCTTGACGATTGCCCCTACTCAGTTTCCTATGTCTCATCTGAAACTTCTACCTCTGGGATTCTTATGGAGGATGTTCTGCATTTCAAAACTGAAGATGGAAATCGAGAAGCTGTTGAGACATATGTCACATTTGG CTGCGGACAGGTACAAACCGGTTCATTTCTTGACGTTGCAGCTCCTGATGGTTTATTTGGTCTTGGTTTAGAAAAAATATCAGTTCCAAGCATTTTGTCTAATGAAGGTTATACCGCAAATTCTTTCTCCATGTGTTTTCGACAAGATGGAAACGGGAGAATTGATTTCGGGGATAAAGGTAGCCTTGACCAGGAAGAGACCCCGTTTAATATGGAACAATTGCA TCCAAGCTACAATATCACATTAACTCAGATTCGCGTGGGTACTACTCTTATCAACTTGAACTTCCCAGCTCTTTTTGATTCTGGCACCTCCTTCACATATTTGATTAACCCTGCCTACACGAGGCTTACAGAGAGT TTTCATTCACAAATACAAGATAAGCGACGTGCATCTGATCCAAGGATCCCCTTCGAATATTGTTATGATATGAG CCCTGGCAGAAGTACTAGTTTAATCCCAAGCATGAGGCTAACTATGAAAGGTGGGGGGCAACTTGCAGTTATTGATCCAATAGTGATCATATCCACACCG AGCGAACAAGTATATTGTCTGGCTGTTATCAGGAGCGCAGAATTGAGTATAATCGGGC AGAACTTCATGACTGGATACCGCATCGTCTTTGATCGGGAAGATCGCGTCCTTGGATGGAAGAG GCCAATACGTGGTAAAAGATTCGAGCAGCTCTCATCTAATGTCTCCGAACTCCACTAA
- the LOC141678095 gene encoding IQ domain-containing protein IQM1 — MTLRSSSFKNIDLDIMTNSIRSHSPRNNGRKNSINLANCEPVRVMLEKTSSFKNLVQEIGKSESNYLGVQANGCGSDSRKLVPRITLPEPAIFFSPRPISELDSAAVKLQKVYKSYRTRRNLADCAVVVEELWWKALDSAALKLSSESYFNAEKPETAAVSRWSRARTRAAKVGKGLSKCENAQKLALQHWLEAIDPRHRYGHNLHMYYDIWFDSESSQPFFYWLDVGDGKEVNVEKCPRSILQRQCIQYLGPIERETYEVIVEDGKLLYRQSGLFVDSIEGSKWIFVLSTSRKLYVGQKKKGVFQHSSFLSGGATTAAGRLVAHGGVLEAIWPYSGHYHPTEENFMEFISFLEEHHVDLANVKRCATDDDYLSSNIEDKESMSKSSITTTQPEDKNESDVNVPTNKTDDVDEEPIFSMARRLSCKWTSGAGPRIGCVRDYPTELQFQALEQVNLSPGVASGPAYGNYGPIPSPRPSPRIRLSPGLSYMGLSSPRTPIASN; from the exons ATGACACTGAGAAGTAGTAGTTTCAAGAACATAGATTTAGATATTATGACAAACTCAATCAGGTCTCACTCTCCTAGGAACAATGGTAGGAAGAATTCGATAAATTTGGCGAATTGTGAGCCAGTAAGAGTGATGCTTGAGAAAACCTCCTCATTCAAGAATTTAGTTCAAGAGATAGGGAAATCGGAATCCAATTATCTAGGGGTGCAAGCTAATGGATGTGGCTCTGACTCTCGGAAATTAGTCCCTCGAATAACACTTCCTGAACCTGCCATATTTTTTTCGCCAAGGCCTATTAGTGAGCTTGATTCTGCTGCAGTTAAGCTTCAGAAAGTCTACAAAAGTTATCGTACACGAAGAAACCTTGCAGATTGTGCTGTTGTGGTTGAGGAGCTCTG GTGGAAGGCATTAGATTCTGCAGCTCTTAAGCTGAGTTCAGAGTCTTATTTCAATGCTGAGAAGCCGGAAACAGCAGCAGTTTCACGGTGGTCTAGGGCGAGGACTAGAGCTGCCAAG GTTGGAAAGGGATTGTCCAAGTGCGAAAATGCACAAAAACTAGCTTTACAGCACTGGCTTGAAGCT ATTGATCCACGACATCGCTATGGACATAATTTACATATGTACTACGATATCTGGTTTGACAGTGAAAGCTCTCAACCTTTCTTTTACTG GTTGGATGTTGGAGATGGTAAGGAAGTAAACGTCGAGAAATGCCCAAGGAGTATTCTACAACGTCAATGCATCCAGTACCTGGGACCG ATTGAAAGAGAAACATATGAAGTGATTGTAGAAGATGGGAAACTTTTGTACAGGCAAAGTGGCCTATTTGTCGACAGCATTGAGGGTTCTAAGTGGATATTTGTTCTTAGCACATCCAGGAAATTGTACGTGGGTCAGAAGAAAAAAGGCGTGTTCCAACATTCTAGTTTCCTGTCTGGCGGTGCAACCACAGCAGCTGGAAGATTAGTTGCCCATGGTGGTGTTCTTGAG GCTATATGGCCTTACAGCGGTCACTACCACCCAACTGAAGAGAACTTCATGGAATTCATTAGCTTCCTTGAGGAACACCATGTTGATCTTGCAAATGTTAAG AGGTGTGcaacagatgatgactacttgTCATCTAATATCGAGGATAAGGAATCGATGTCAAAATCATCAATTACAACCACTCAGCCAGAAGATAAAAATGAATCTGATGTTAATGTTCCAACTAACAAAACAGATGATGTTGATGAGGAACCAATATTCAGCATGGCCAGACGCCTATCGTGCAAGTGGACTTCAGGAGCTGGACCACGGATTGGTTGCGTTCGCGACTACCCTACAGAATTACAGTTCCAAGCTCTTGAACAAGTTAATCTGTCGCCTGGAGTGGCTTCTGGACCTGCTTATGGAAACTATGGTCCCATCCCCTCACCAAGGCCAAGTCCAAGAATCCGGTTATCTCCCGGGCTTTCCTACATGGGGCTCTCCAGTCCTAGAACTCCTATTGCATCCAACTGA
- the LOC141678714 gene encoding aspartyl protease family protein 1-like isoform X1, whose translation MCSFFCIFLLVFLSFWAIKSCNARIFTSYIHHRFSGSVKNWSETSRSKFFAGNWPEKGSVEFYSQLASHDHFLRYRRRRLSESQDLPLTFSDGNATFRISSLGFLHYTMVSLGTPAMKFMVALDTGSDLFWVPCDCSKCAPLEATPQDSNFELSIYTPIRSSTSKKVTCGNSFCAQRNSCGMLDDCPYSVSYVSSETSTSGILMEDVLHFKTEDGNREAVETYVTFGCGQVQTGSFLDVAAPDGLFGLGLEKISVPSILSNEGYTANSFSMCFRQDGNGRIDFGDKGSLDQEETPFNMEQLHPSYNITLTQIRVGTTLINLNFPALFDSGTSFTYLINPAYTRLTESFHSQIQDKRRASDPRIPFEYCYDMSPGRSTSLIPSMRLTMKGGGQLAVIDPIVIISTPSEQVYCLAVIRSAELSIIGQNFMTGYRIVFDREDRVLGWKRSDCQYVVKDSSSSHLMSPNSTKVPPAVAAGVGSSKTPNSASKTINRDKSSVASRYNRYTSYLIEISFRFIVLLFLLF comes from the exons atgtGTAGTTTTTTCTGCATTTTCTTGCTTGTTTTTCTATCTTTTTGGGCAATTAAGAGCTGCAATGCAAGAATTTTTACTTCCTATATTCACCACCGGTTTTCTGGGTCAGTCAAGAATTGGTCGGAGACTTCCCGGAGTAAATTTTTCGCCGGAAATTGGCCGGAAAAAGGGAGTGTTGAGTTTTATTCTCAGTTGGCTAGTCATGATCATTTTCTCCGGTACCGGCGCCGGCGACTCTCTGAGTCTCAAGATTTGCCCCTCACTTTTTCTGATGGGAATGCTACTTTTCGGATCAGCTCATTAGGATT TTTGCATTATACAATGGTTTCTTTGGGAACACCTGCTATGAAATTTATGGTGGCACTTGATACCGGGAGTGATCTATTTTGGGTGCCTTGCGACTGTTCCAAATGTGCACCTCTCGAAGCTACACCTCAGGACTCT aattttgaGCTTAGCATATATACTCCCATAAGGTCATCAACCAGCAAAAAAGTTACTTGTGGTAACAGCTTTTGTGCACAGCGCAACAGCTGTGGAATGCTTGACGATTGCCCCTACTCAGTTTCCTATGTCTCATCTGAAACTTCTACCTCTGGGATTCTTATGGAGGATGTTCTGCATTTCAAAACTGAAGATGGAAATCGAGAAGCTGTTGAGACATATGTCACATTTGG CTGCGGACAGGTACAAACCGGTTCATTTCTTGACGTTGCAGCTCCTGATGGTTTATTTGGTCTTGGTTTAGAAAAAATATCAGTTCCAAGCATTTTGTCTAATGAAGGTTATACCGCAAATTCTTTCTCCATGTGTTTTCGACAAGATGGAAACGGGAGAATTGATTTCGGGGATAAAGGTAGCCTTGACCAGGAAGAGACCCCGTTTAATATGGAACAATTGCA TCCAAGCTACAATATCACATTAACTCAGATTCGCGTGGGTACTACTCTTATCAACTTGAACTTCCCAGCTCTTTTTGATTCTGGCACCTCCTTCACATATTTGATTAACCCTGCCTACACGAGGCTTACAGAGAGT TTTCATTCACAAATACAAGATAAGCGACGTGCATCTGATCCAAGGATCCCCTTCGAATATTGTTATGATATGAG CCCTGGCAGAAGTACTAGTTTAATCCCAAGCATGAGGCTAACTATGAAAGGTGGGGGGCAACTTGCAGTTATTGATCCAATAGTGATCATATCCACACCG AGCGAACAAGTATATTGTCTGGCTGTTATCAGGAGCGCAGAATTGAGTATAATCGGGC AGAACTTCATGACTGGATACCGCATCGTCTTTGATCGGGAAGATCGCGTCCTTGGATGGAAGAGGTCCGATT GCCAATACGTGGTAAAAGATTCGAGCAGCTCTCATCTAATGTCTCCGAACTCCACTAAAGTGCCTCCTGCTGTTGCTGCAGGAGTAGGTTCTAGCAAAACTCCAAATTCAGCAAGTAAAACTATAAATAGAGATAAAAGTTCAGTCGCATCGCGATATAACAGATATACATCTTACCTGATTGAAATTAGCTTCAGATTCATTGTCTTGTTATTTCTACTCTTTTAG
- the LOC141677232 gene encoding casein kinase 1-like protein 2 — translation MEPRVGNKFRLGRKIGSGSFGEIYLGTNIQTNEEVAIKLENIKTKHPQLLYESKLYRILQGGTGIPNVRWFGVEGDYNVLVMDLLGPSLEDLFNFCNRKLSLKTVLMLADQMINRVEFVHTKSFLHRDIKPDNFLMGLGRRANQVYVIDFGLAKKFRDSSTHQHIPYRENKNLTGTARYASMNTHLGIEQSRRDDLESLGYVLMYFIRGSLPWQGLKAGNKKQKYEKISEKKVSTSIESLCRGYPTEFASYFHYCRSLRFEDKPDYAYLKRIFRELFIREGFQFDYVFDWTILKYQQSQMAAPPSRVLGPSAGPSSGIPPAIPNGDLRPDVVRNALNAVEDMRPPGLSAVDCSHTRASAQGLNRESLSKQKSHAANDSTVSRDATAASSNILGRSSGSFRRSAVSSGRETYNLGKESDPTHSGTTDASPGTMQKTSSGQRSSPLGRSSDLKYTSSGKNNSSTKNYETSLKGIESLRFDEE, via the exons ATGGAGCCTCGTGTCGGAAATAAGTTCCGTCTCGGTCGCAAGATCGGTAGCGGATCGTTCGGCGAGATCTATCTCG GTACTAATATTCAGACGAATGAAGAAGTTGCGATTAAGCTC GAGAATATAAAGACAAAGCATCCTCAGTTGTTGTACGAGTCAAAATTATACAGGATTCTTCAGGGCGGAA CTGGAATTCCAAATGTGAGGTGGTTTGGTGTGGAGGGAGACTATAATGTTTTAGTGATGGATTTGCTAGGGCCTAGTCTTGAAGATCTATTCAATTTTTGCAATAGAAAACTTTCTCTGAAGACAGTCTTAATGCTTGCTGATCAAATG ATCAATCGTGTTGAATTTGTTCATACTAAATCATTTCTACATCGAGATATTAAGCCGGATAATTTCCTCATGGGTTTAGGACGGCGTGCAAATCAG GTTTACGTAATAGACTTTGGCCTGGCAAAGAAATTTAGAGACTCTTCAACACACCAGCATATACCATATAG GGAGAACAAGAACTTGACTGGAACTGCGAGATATGCTAGCATGAACACACATCTTGGAATTG AACAGAGCAGGAGGGATGATCTTGAATCTCTTGGATACGTTCTTATGTACTTTATTAGAGGAAG TCTTCCTTGGCAGGGATTGAAAGCTGGAAATAAGAAGCAGAAGTATGAAAAAATTAGTGAAAAGAAAGTCTCCACATCTATTGAG TCACTGTGCCGAGGTTATCCGACAGAATTTGCATCATATTTCCATTACTGCCGTTCATTGCGTTTTGAAGATAAACCAGACTATGCTTATTTGAAGAGAATATTCCGCGAGCTCTTTATCCGGGAAG GCTTTCAGTTTGATTATGTTTTTGATTGGACCATTTTGAAGTATCAGCAGTCGCAGATGGCGGCTCCTCCTTCAAGGGTACTG GGGCCAAGTGCTGGACCAAGTTCTGGGATCCCGCCTGCTATACCCAATGGTGACCTACGACCTG ATGTGGTACGAAATGCATTGAATGCAGTTGAAGACATGAGACCGCCGGGATTGTCTGCAGTTGATTGTTCTCATACAAGAGCTTCTGCACAAGGTTTGAATAGGGAAAGCTTATCTAAGCAGAAGAGTCATGCTGCGAATGATTCAACTGTGAGCAGGGATGCTACA GCAGCCAGTTCCAATATTTTGGGCCGGTCAAGTGGCTCATTTAGGCGATCTGCTGTATCGAGTGGCCGTGAAACATATAACCTTGGGAAGGAGTCCGACCCTACTCATTCTGGCACTACTGATGCAAGCCCAGGAACAATGCAGAAAACCTCAAGTGGACAAAGAAGTTCACCGCTTGGTAGGTCCTCGGATCTAAAGTATACATCGTCAGGAAAAAATAATTCAAGTACAAAGAACTACGAAACCTCTCTCAAGGGAATCGAAAGTTTGCGCTTCGACGAAGAATAG
- the LOC141679191 gene encoding uncharacterized protein LOC141679191, which translates to MEDLRCKSNGDAKMQIKNERNSSISSKLPEPFNLQNMRCYSASYAAFSSYNVPPDEVPKTEDNKFKRAKSMNGWAFDDPEIQRKKRIASYKVYSVERKVKGSFRSSFKWLKNRYSQVVQHLS; encoded by the coding sequence ATGGAAGATTTGAGATGCAAGTCCAACGGTGATGCGAAAATGCAAATAAAAAATGAGCGCAACAGCAGCATCAGCAGCAAGTTACCAGAACCATTTAATCTCCAGAACATGAGGTGTTACAGTGCTTCATATGCAGCGTTTTCTTCGTATAATGTACCACCTGACGAGGTCCCGAAGACTGAAGATAACAAGTTCAAGAGAGCAAAGTCGATGAACGGATGGGCCTTTGATGATCCGGAGATACAGAGAAAGAAGAGAATTGCTAGCTATAAAGTTTACTCTGTTGAAAGAAAGGTTAAAGGGTCTTTTAGAAGTAGCTTCAAGTGGCTTAAAAATAGGTACTCTCAGGTGGTTCAGcatctttcttga